A portion of the Fulvia fulva chromosome 1, complete sequence genome contains these proteins:
- a CDS encoding GPI transamidase component GPI16 has product MCKYYAHTHPCGHTKTVFAAFCPQSALIQKPCGRGEIWATVKMDKDSGLVATIYSATASAANSYNEHLHLKPLPNGALYAGFNFTASTPLSAYDAQHFRLFPRSLGQILQFTHTSELHLRFALGRWDEESWGSRPRNGRREGGTGVELWAWLEGDSQAEAEERWSGLVNSLSGLFCASLNFIDQSKTIRPILSFEPEGDIYQGKRGKDDSTWLMHGMLPHEVVCTENLTPFLKLLPCKGKAGVSSLLDGHKVFDANWQTMAIDVRPKRGNGIGGVVTECELEIEQTVDMVLDVERSMRPRDNPIPRPLPIEEITCDPSKDYNSQDTCFPKRLEGEMEWSLSRIFGRPMQGSCPVGDRQNTVDITLDVPLEREVELVPEAALISALRSETTRFFTIEEGQEFDLKLPQQTIEQPMQHDRTLLSASRQMTGYGQERGGMHTLIINPAPHAQMVVFLESLPWFLRPYMHTLKISGAKTEKMYYRPAIDRQKGTHFELLLDVPAQSTVELTYDFEKAILRYTEYPPDANRGFDIPPAIIRVLPRDGEQDRQGNYLRTTSLLLPLPTPDFSMPYNVIILTSTVIALGFGSIFNLLIRRFVLAEEVPKSPIAGVVQNVIAKAKAAVAKTKQGKAEDKMAGATIPTVKSSEAKVGSNGLDTVRERKGYANGKVAAS; this is encoded by the exons ATGTGCAAATACTACGCCCACACCCACCCTTGCGGTCACACCAAGACCGTCTTCGCCGCCTTCTGTCCACAGTCCGCCCTGATCCAGAAGCCCTGCGGCCGCGGAGAAATCTGGGCTACGGTGAAGATGGACAAGGACT CTGGTCTGGTCGCGACCATATACTCGGCGACAGCATCAGCAGCGAACTCGTACAACGAACACCTACACCTCAAACCCCTGCCGAATGGCGCGTTGTACGCCGGCTTTAACTTCACAGCTTCGACACCATTGTCCGCCTACGATGCCCAACACTTCCGATTATTCCCCCGATCTCTGGGTCAGATCCTTCAATTCACTCACACGTCCGAGCTTCATCTTCGCTTCGCGCTAGGGCGCTGGGACGAGGAATCATGGGGCAGCAGGCCGCGAAATGGCAGACGCGAAGGAGGGACGGGAGTCGAGCTATGGGCGTGGCTGGAAGGTGACAGTCAGGCCGAGGCAGAGGAAAGATGGAGTGGGTTGGTGAACAGCCTGAGTGGACTGTTCTGCGCCAGTCTGAACTTTATCGACCAGTCCAAGACGATTCGACCTATCTTGAGCTTTGAGCCAGAAGGGGACATATACCAGGGCAAGAGAGGGAAGGACGACAGCACATGGCTTATGCATGGCATGCTGCCGCATGAGGTCGTCTGTACAGAGAACCTGACGCCGTTCCTGAAACTTTTACCGTGCAAGGGCAAGGCGGGAGTGAGCAGTCTACTCGATGGCCACAAGGTCTTCGACGCGAATTGGCAGACAATGGCCATCGACGTTCGACCAAAACGCGGCAACGGCATCGGCGGGGTGGTGACAGAGTGCGAGCTGGAAATCGAGCAGACAGTAGACATGGTGCTCGATGTGGAGAGGAGCATGAGACCACGGGATAACCCTATACCACGACCACTGCCGATTGAAGAAATCACATGCGATCCGAGTAAAGACTACAACTCGCAAGATACCTGCTTTCCGAAGCGCCTGGAAGGAGAGATGGAGTGGAGCTTGAGCAGGATCTTCGGCAGGCCCATGCAGGGAAGCTGCCCAGTAGGCGACAGACAGAACACTGTCGATATCACGCTCGATGTACCTTTGGAGCGTGAGGTTGAGCTTGTACCGGAAGCTGCACTGATCAGTGCATTGAGATCCGAAACGACGCGATTTTTCACCATCGAGGAAGGACAAGAATTCGACCTAAAGCTCCCGCAGCAGACCATCGAACAACCCATGCAGCATGACCGGACATTACTCTCGGCAAGCCGCCAAATGACGGGCTATGGGCAGGAACGAGGTGGCATGCACACCCTGATCATCAACCCGGCACCACATGCACAGATGGTCGTCTTCCTAGAGAGCTTACCGTGGTTCTTGCGACCCTATATGCACACCCTCAAGATTTCGGGCGCAAAGACTGAGAAGATGTACTACAGGCCAGCCATTGATCGTCAGAAAGGCACGCACTTCGAGCTTCTTCTGGACGTCCCGGCTCAGTCTACAGTGGAGCTCACCTACGACTTTGAGAAAGCCATCCTGCGATACACGGAGTACCCACCAGATGCTAACCGTGGCTTCGATATACCGCCCGCCATCATTCGAGTCCTACCTCGAGACGGCGAGCAAGATCGACAAGGCAACTATCTGAGGACCACCAGCCTGTTGCTTCCGCTCCCGACGCCAGATTTCAGCATGCCGTACAATGTCATAATTTTGACGAGTACGGTGATCGCGTTAGGATTTGGAAGTATCTTCAACTTGCTCATCAGACGATTCGTGCTTGCAGAGGAGGTCCCAAAGAGTCCGATCGCTGGTGTTGTACAGAATGTCATCGCCAAGGCGAAAGCAGCTGTCGCCAAGACCAAACAGGGGAAGGCTGAGGACAAGATGGCGGGCGCGACGATACCGACTGTGAAAAGTTCTGAGGCCAAGGTCGGTAGTAATGGATTGGACACAGTGCGTGAACGGAAAGGGTACGCGAATGGGAAAGTAGCAGCTTCGTAA